TGCAACGAATACCTCCATCAGCTTTGTAAAACCAGAATATTTGATACCGCTCTACTATTGACATCATAATGCAGGCTGTCagaaaaatccatttttttttaagaaatgaagATTAGAAAACACTGTATTCATTTGGAATATTAACAAATAATATCTTCAATATGATTTCCAACATTTGTGATGCAAATGTTGATGCGCTTTCCAAGATTCTCTTGAACTCGATGCGTTAAATCAATATTGCTGTCATTTTGAGCACATTCACTCTTTATACCTTCAATCAATTGAGTTGTATCTGTGATTTTCTTCCAGTACATTTTCTCCTTTAGCGTACCCCACAAAAAGAAATCAAAGGGGCCAAGCTCTGGTGAATGTGGAGATCACTCCACAGGACAACACATATTGAATATTAGATGAACATATTTGATCCGTTGAAGGAGAAGAAAATAGATAATGAAGCCCTGTTCATCGTGGGGGATACGTTTCAGACCTGCCCTGCAAAATGCCATGACACAGAGATTTACAGGAGATATAGATTGCGCTTACACACCTAAAATACATGTATActtaaacacacttaaactgtGTGTTAAAGCacacttttaaaagtattccttagtgcctgttctcactctcgtGCGGACATGAAATGGGAGACGattgtataacatcactttgaggaaacgaaAAGAAGGCTTTTCGCCAAATAAGAAGCAAAGCGTgcatgcttcaagctgtttatttggtactcccagttgaagtttactgtaaaaataacaaacaaaaggcaattaaacattgcatttttaaatCCTAAAATGCTCAACCAAAccttattatttctttttcttttttatactAATTCCGCTAGCCTCATGCTAACTTATACTGCGAAACGCCATTGATGAGCTAATGGAACCTTTACAGGAATTCTGCCACtttaacacatacaaacagagcatacaacaatactcactggcatatattGCCTCTGCTCTGTCGGAGTATCACCGGAGGTTacttggggaccttctctgccttttCACATTGCTGGTAATTCTGCTGCATCGACGTCTAGTAGAGCGCAGTGTTGCCTGGCATATTGTGGCACGACGTCCTACTATGCTGAAGGCACGCAACTGAATTGGGACATGAAAAATcgattgctaaaaaaaatccgTGATAAAGTGGAGCCGTGAAAACAGAATTATGATCTAGCGGGGGAACACAGTAGGTAATATTTCCTTTTGAGTCCAGATCTTAGGAGCACGCAGCATGGTTGGTGTGCTCATCATGTCGCGACTTCGTgaattttgctttttattggaTCGTTTGGCAaaacagtcattcattcatccatcacctgattttttttaaataggttttgaaaatgtttttttttatgtatataacCTTGATTTATCCAGGTGAGGacattgagaacagattctcatttgcgatGCTGGCCTTgttgcagacagcagagtaaatcaaggaaaaagaaaatccttcaACATAAACTTGATGTAgtctttcattcattcctttttcACAGGACGCTTTCTGTCGCTCGATGTGGGTCTTTGCTGCAGTCGTGTTGAGCAAATGATGGCGCTGACCTTTTGCCTCAGCAATTTGACTTGGCACAGAACATTGTGCTGACTTTGTGCTTCGCTTCTCCGCACACAGCCTGCAGGGGTCGCCGGCAACCAGTGGATGTCCTTCGGTCGACCTCTCGGGGCTCCCCGCAGCGCCACGACACGCGGTCATGAACCGCCTCCGGCTGCTGCGCCCCCCGCTGCCTCCTCTGGCCTCGCAGCGCCGACGCGCCCGCACGGACGGGCCCGCCGTTGGCCGGGAGTGTGTGGAGGTATTAGGCCACACCTACCCGTGCGACGACTTCACAAACGTCACGCCGAAGATTCTGGCCAAAGTGGGCCGCAACCTGCACAACCAACGGCATCATCCTCTGTGGCTCCTCAAGGAGAGGATCAAAGCTCACTTCTACAGGTGCCACCTCCCTCCGTGTTAGCTCGTCGCTATCGTTAGCGTGCCACCCGGGCGTTGGCCAGTTTCATCACCGTGTGCTGGGTGCGGACGAAGAACTAAATGTGTcgcaatgtgacaagatttgccaaaaatgacagtatGTCAAAATGTCTGGCGGACTTGGGAACCTTTTTGTAGGATATCGCCGATGGAAAATCGGGTCTAAAAAAATGCCTCCAAATTAGAGTAAACAGCAGAACTTGATTATTCCTCAACATATCTCCTTCCGTCTGCGACTCGACTAAGCCCTTATCCGGTTGGCTGACAAGTTCCCGTGAAAATATCCGCCAATCAGCTTGTGCGGGTCGAAATTCCGAGGGGTTCTCCAAGTCGACGCGTCAAAACGATTGTGAAGTTTTAAAGGGCGTCACTTGCCCTGAAAACTCCTCTTAAATAGCGCCAATGGAACATTATCGTTGAAAAGAGCAATAGAATGGTTTATGAACATGAATgtcaattaaaatacaaataattcaaatatgaatgtgcaaattcagacattgctgaacaatatcagtTCATTGAATACATAATAAAAGCTTGATGAAATAAccaatgataaataaaatgatgaagaTGAAGGCAAATTTAGCTCCAAGAAAGTGGTATACTGTTGTGTTTCCACTTGTTGAACAGCACAATTGATGAGCTCAGCAGGCAGAGATgacaaaacaggaacaaggctgcagtggatttcaaatgtctacacacccctgttctgTACAAAAGCCAAGGTTTTGTAATCTAAAAGAATTTCAACCAAGATAAACGACGAAAAACCTTTTCGACCGTTTATGTCAcgtagaatttgtacaactcaatttcATCTTTTTGGAGAGAAGAGTTGACAATAAACAAGTGAAATAATCCTGTATGTGATGGTCTTGGACttgttgttttactttgctttttggccaggtcaccattgcaaaaaaaGATGTTTGCTTTTAACTGCTCTTTTACTTGGTTCCGTAAAggttaaatcaaataaatctaACTGGGTCGCGGCTGTGTTCAGgagtaaccaatcacattcaaactcaggtgaaatgggagtccacacacacctgctgccatttcaattttgaaaaaatgtaaatacatgcatgcatgacagaaacattatttgcttcatTCACTGAAATGACTAAATatagaagctgtttgctgaccagatttatttgataaagtgtgtgcgtgtgcgagagGGAGATAACAGAACGTACCCCAAAAGATGTATGTTTTAGTTACTTATGACCACAAactagggctaatgttgccacatggagagccaaaacaacagcaaaaacatctgcaacgtACCGTAGGGTGTTTTCttaagttagaagtgggctgaaatatccaagtttgggcagtcacgaGGCTGAGCTGCACGGTAAAGCTGTTCTTTTTCGTCGAGTCGTGCACAGCTGGTTTAATTTCAATATAAATccctttgattggcccgcgaagcccaagAGAAGGCGTTGTGTCCGGTCCTGTGACTGCTTTGTGACATGAGATTgctgaacttgagtcaaacataaCTAGCGGTCACGTTGGATTGGATGCGGATGTCGAAAACGAAAGACTAAAAATAGATGGCGCacgcaataattgataaatgaaagtagcgagcaTCATATAACTCATCGTAACCCAGTAAAAGTTccgtttcttcttaacacaaatactcaagtcaaagtaagaAGTATGATGCATTCAAACGATTCCTTACAAGTGCAATTTATCCCAAATGttatttgagtaaatgtaacgcgttccTATCCGCCTCTGCAAAGACCAACAGAGGGCTTAAATGAAAGCGCAGCTGCGCCGAGCTTCATGACCAAGCAGCCCGACAGGACACGTGACAAACAATATCAATGACGATCGGAACAGTTTTTCAAAAAGAGCCTGCTGCTGGCGGAACATCATGTTGTCAGTTTTGTGTTGCCGCTGCCGGCTGGATGTGCGGAGTCTTTTTCCGAGTCGGCAAATTAAAGCGCGAATGTAACATTTCAAAGTGGTCGATTCTGCCATTTTGTGAACTCTCCTCTTGGACATGTACGCTCATCTTTGTCAGCGGCCTCCTCTCACGTTTAACCCTTCCCACGTTCACGCCACAAGAAAGCAAACTTGTTCGGAACATTCTCTTGTCAGTATAAATGATATTTGCTGTTGTTTgattttggtgttttttgtcaGCGCTTACGCGGCTCGCTCGGGCGACCCGCTGTTCTCGGCGCACGACAACTTGAGCCCCGTGGTCAGCGTGGAGCAGAACTTCGACAGGTCAGCAGAACTTCCGCAGCTCGGCAGCAACTCGAGCTCCTCGTCCGCTCTCCGACTGACTCGGTTCCTGCGAATGTTGATTGATCGACAGCTTGCTGATCCCGCCCGACCACCCCAGCAGGAAGCGCGGAGACAACTACTACCTGAACAGGTGAGCTCCCGCGTCGCCCCGCCCCTTACCCTCAATGTACACGCGCTTCCCGCCCGCCCGCTCACCTCGGCCTTCCAGGAACACCATGCTCCGCGCTCACACGTCGGCCCACCAGAGGGAGCTAGTGAGCGCGGGCCTGGACGCCTTCCTCCTGGCCGGCGACGTCTACCGTCGGGACGAGATCGACGCCAGCCACTATCCCGTCTTCCACCAGTTGGAGGGGGTGCGCCTCTTCTCCAACTACCAGGTAGCCAAAGAAACAACAAAGAGCGAATGAGACAGAAGCCGCATATCCGTCGTTCTGTCCATTTTCACTTCGCGAGCGAAACTCCGAAATTGAAAAATGCTCTCATTATTTGATGTGCTTTGTATCTAGTTCTGTCTATTCTGTATGCATCTATTTGTCATCATTCCATTGTCGGCTCAGATCAAAAATCCAAACGGGCCACGAGTTTGATTTGATTCTTGTAATTGGTCGGGCAAAAAAATCGACCGAGCGAAAATCTtggtaagttggggcactcctAAGTCGGGTATGAGTTGTTGCCTCGACCCGTTTGCGACCCGATTatcgggacaaatccactcttaccACACCTCAGACCACACGATCATCTTTTAGGATCAGCTTAGAAGACAGAAGAGAGTTCCTCGGTCAGGCAGgggcaaaatcgggacaaaaaacAAGCCGATTATTTTGGGGGCTACCGGGccttagttaaaaaaaacaaaatttcattTGGAGGTGTTCGACTGCCAACCGAAAATGGAAAGAAGGAATGATACACAGATTGGGAAGTTGCGCTCCGACTTTTGTGCTCAGCTCTTCTCCGAAGTTCCCAACGGCGAGGATCTGAAGATGTTTGAGGCGGCCGGACGCAGGACGCCTCACAAACAGGAAGTCCACAGTCTGGAGGCCGTCAAGCTGCTGGAGTTCAACCTGAAACGAACGCTCGGCAGACTCGTCAGGCATCTGTTCGGAGAAGGTCACTCCCCGCCCGGCCGCCCGCCCGAAGGCCCCCTCTCACCTTTCTCacatcatcttcctcttcctcgtcaGACTTGGAGGTGCGCTGGGTGGACTGTTACTTCCCCTTCACTCATCCCTCCTTTGAGATGGAGGTGCGTTTCCATGGCGACTGGATGGAGGTGCTGGGCTGCGGAGTCATGGAGCAGCAGCTGCTCAACTCTGGTcagaacacgcacacacacatctcgATGCGCGTCAGGCGAGGCAATGAACTTGGAACTTAGATCCCACGTTGTCATGCAGATGGATGAAGTTGCGCTTTTGAACTGAAACATCGACGTGAAGAACGTTTGGAGACCATGACGAGACATTCTTGATGTTGGTAgaatttgatgtattttatttgttctttcgTCGCCGTAGCAGTTTTCCTATTATGTCATTATTGTACGCAGTAAGTAATATTTCTTGCCGTCATTATCAATCACAGTGTGATTGCCTCTCTGCTAGATCACAGGTCTTAACCCCACCCACAAACACGCCTACTTCAAGTGCACTTCCTGCTAAATTGCACAAAATAGTGGACCTCCTGTTTAATAGTTGACTTCCTGCTAAATAGTTCTAAATTGTGGACTTTCTGCTAAATAGTCGACTTCCCGCTGAACAGTGGACTTCCTGCAAAATAGTAACCTGGCTGCTGTGGTGCTGTACgtgttcctttcttctttcttgtGCTGCCTGCTGCTTGTTCCCACCAATCATTAATAAtttcagacagagagagaacaCCATCACACACCCGCAGACTCCCCCCACCCGCACATCCCCACCATCGCGCTCTGTGTTTGACTGCCGCCATGACGCTTTTACACAGGCCAGCAAACGAGtggcgagagagagaggccaAAAATAGTTCAAAGACGCTCACACATTCATTTGTACGCGCGCGCTGCACGAGCGTGTTAGGAACCGCGCGCACTCACACCACCCCTACATATCCACTGCGGCAGTGTGGCCGGTTGCCGTGGTAACGTGCCACATTCAGCACCCCCCTCCTCTTTCCCTCGCCATCCGATATTTCTGGAGCGCTGGAGACAATAGAGTGCGAAAAAGTGAGAGAGCACCATaatgacgggggggggggggcaacaggGGACACCGGTTGGCGTGTGTCTTATTTAATAGTGTGAGCGCCATATGTGGCGCCTGAGGCccagtgcgtgtgcgtgcgcgtgggGCACCGAGGGGCTTAGTGGAGGACAAAGGCGAGcgaggggtgggtgggtggggaggTCAAGAAAGGGAGAAAGTGGAAGTTGGGAAGACGAGGAAGGGGCCGTGACGGATGGCGGAGGAGAAATTAAAcgtcttcattcattcactctTCAGCTGctagaaagatttttttttcttctatttattcatcatcattattcctacaacacacacacacacttgtgctgcatgcgtgtgtgtagtatgcatgtttttgtacataaaatatgaatgagtATGCGTGAACAtaaaacaagtgtgtgtgcgtgtgtcccaGCCCCCCCCAACATATGAGACTTGCTAATGGCCACGCCTCCTTGCCAAAACCTGATTTACACACACTTCCCATGGGACAAGAAAGAGGGGGGCTGGGGTGCACGTGCCAGTGGGATATTGTTTgcgtgtgtctatgtgtgtgtgctgttaGTGAAATCTGATTAAAGTCGTGTTGGTAACAATTAACAGCCTCTCAAAGCTGTCGCCCCGGACCCTTGGGGGTTAGGGGTGTGCGTGCCGTTTATGCGTATGCATGTGGTTCAGGTGCTTGCTTTGGCTCTTAATCCCCCTCCTGACTAAATCATGTGACACCCCCCCCAATCCTGCTGTCATTAAGCGTCAGTTCATTTTTCAAGTTCAAGTTCTTCTTGTGATgagtcatctttttttctcaGCGGAGGATGGAGGGATGACATAAGTGGAAGGGTGGAAAGGATGGCAGAGGGGGAAAATGAAGGAGAGATGACAAGCAAAGAAGCCAGTTGGAGGGATGATAGCGCAGAAGAGAAAGGATGGAGGGATGACTGGACGAATGATCAGAGGAGGAAAGAGCAAAGACGGGGACAACAGAGGAGATGAGATGAAAATTCGTTACTCCTCCCTTTTCTCCTCCTCCGTGTTTCCAGGCTCGTAATGAGCCGCCTTCTCCCGAACCCTGACCCCCTATGTGACGGACAGCTCTCTTTGCCCCCCTCCGTCCCCCGTCTGTCTATCTTTTTATCCCAGCATTCCTCCTGCTTCTCCTCCATCATCCCTCGCTCTGTCTGCCTCCCTCATTCCCACTGATCCCACTGGAGACAATGACTGGTGGCCAGCTGGTACtggcacacacacgcgcacgcgttCACAGGGGGCCTGGGGTGACAGCTTTGAGAGGATGTTTATTGTTACCAACATGACTTGAATCAGATTTTACCTTCTcgacacacgcgcacgcacacacgcagtgTATCAGCATTGGTGTAAATGATGACCAAAACTACGTGACATGGGGAATTATGGccacaatataaatataatctgagcacaaaatgcaaatttgtggCCGCAAAGTAGATGTAATGTGTGCACAGAGTACAAATGAATAATATTACGATCATTCATGGACAGACGGGTCAGCAAATCCAACGCAGCTGCCCTAGAAACGGTATGGCAGAGAACGTGGACTTCCGTGTTGGGCGCAAGGTGGCGTGTTGACTTCCAGtccacaaataaatgtaaaagagAGAGACGTGTTCAAACTCCAAGCCgcatatgaattattattaatatattggTATTTTGTGTGCGCATTATACCTGTTCCCGTAGCCGCAAATTAGTATATAGCAGCtacaattttgatatttttagtGTGCACATTAGAACTTTAGTGTGACCCCAATTTAATGTTTTTCCCCACATCATCTACGTCTCACAGTAACAATAAAATCCTCTCTAAAATAACAAACATCTCACGGAGTCTGCAACACTGAAATGGAAGCGCAGTTCAgtctgtgtgcgcgcgtgtgcgcgcgcatgcgtCTCGGGGGTTTCCGAAGGGCAcagcaaacatttgtttgtgcaGCGATCCATCTCAGCAGGCCGCTGTGGTCCATAACAAACAGTGGGAGTGGGGGCGGAGCTTAGCTGTgtctgcgcacacacacacacaaaacccccTAAAAACACCTGATGTCTGATGCAGCCTTTTGTTTTGGCGTGATGGGACACACTAGTGGTGGTCCATTGACGTCTAGGGGGCGCTATTTCTCACACCGGTGGCACAGTGTTGGTACGATGCTGGGATGTATGGCTCAGGTCAAGAACGTTGTTGACCTTTTCCTCTCGTCACGACGTTTTGCGGGTTGGCTGACGTTTGTCCCAGATAactttggggcggggggggtacaccctggactggtcgccagtcaatcacataaagaaaaacaagggtTTCCGCATGCTCACATTTTTCTTTGATTCTATTTGACAGATCACAAAACAGAGTGAAAACAGCCATCCCATGCGAGTATCATCGTGTTTGTAGCGAATGCTAATTTGAACACCGTCCCTAGAGGGACTTTTAGAAGGATAAAGAGCTAAAACAATTGATTAAAAAGGAACGAAGAAGAAGTGGATCCAGTGGCGTTACATTCAGCATAACAGTGACAATGTTACAGCAAATCAAAGCTGAGAGGAGCTTTGTTGTTGAAATAACCAGGATTCGGTATCGCTCTTAAAAAGTTTGGGgtacatttgagattttcagGCAGAGAATTCCAGAATTTCATGGAGAAGGCTGTCTGTGCGAATGATGTTTTGCAAAACAAGACGACACAATTTCCGTTTGATGCTGCGCTAGTGGATCCGCTGCAGCTCCGCACACCTGTGGAAAATGCCTTCATCTTCAATCAAGCTAACGTGTgagggggaaggaaaaaaacaaaaccacttGAGCACGGCAACAACATGCTAAGTacgcacaggaaggccagagagGAGATTCCAACCCTGAACCTCGAACTGTGAGACAAATATATGCTAACGACTAGGACACCGTGCAGCAAGATGACATCATGTCCTCTCCGTTAGCGTTAGCGTTAGCGTAGTGCGTCTCCGTGTTGTAGAGGAAGCGGCGGTCATTACGCCGCTTGATGTTGAGATTCAGGAATAATCCGACGTGTCTATAAATAGTCTCGTTCTCACGTGCGGTTAGCGGTGAAGGCTTCCTGGCGTGGCAGAAAGCGCCTTCACGCGCCACCGCAGACGTCTCGGCTTCTTTGAGGCCGTCATGTGGTCGTGACGGCAGAGAGACTTTGACACACAAAGGCTTctgattacatcatcatcttcatcctcaccCTGACACCGCGCAGCCATTTTGTCTCAAGTTCGCCGTTGGTCACGAGATGCCAGCACTCACTGGCATCTTTGTAGATCGGGGGTGGATAGAGAGACAAGCCACGCTTcacgtcatgttacattttccaTGTCCTGTTATGTGAGAAGAACTGAGCGTTGcttgtagggctgcaactaacgattattttcatCATCGATTCTGTTATTTTTTGAAAACACTCAAAACAAAAACGGCATGGTTTCAAATTGAAAATGCACAACCATAAATTGATTCTGATTgtgttactggtttggtccctAACATCCATCGGAAATATGGGCAAacgattgttttccaaagtgaaaGTAGATGTTTGCAGGGGTCTTATTTGgattcaacacaaaaataatcagtcTGCAAACATGGACGACAACAGAAATCGGAGATGGTTTacagttgagaggctgaaattccgacgATTTGGAGATTTAAGGTTAAACGAGTTCGCTAAACAGTTGatcgattatcaaaattgttgtccatttacagtatttgataATCAATCAGTTGTGCATTAATCAATGCACCGCTAGTTGCTTGTGGgctcatttttgtgttttgggcCTGAAGTGGCACTTGCTGCTGGTCATGTGACCAGCGTGTCGCGGGAGCAATCCACCACGACATCCTCACGCACACCTGTTGTTGGCATCGTCGGCATCAccgtcatcttcatcatccctcTGTCAGCATCATCGTCCTCCTGTCGCATTTGACGACGTGCGCGTCCATTTGCGCACGACTGACTCAGCTcaactgtgtgcgtgcgtgcgtgcgtgcgtgcgtgtgcgtgcgtgcgttagCCTAGTCACATGACTATTAGAGTGGATGTGATGAAGACATCAGCGCTTGTTcatcactgccagtcctccatgttaacatggatatttgaattcaacagccgtcaatgggaGTGAATGAGTTTGATGAAGACGTCAGTGCGTCTTAACGAGTGCGCCGAAGACGTTTACCTCAGCAGCGTTTAATGTCACTCCCGGGACGCGCCGGGCGGGTGGGCGTACCCAGTAAAAAAAACGATGAGATGAGATGACGATCGAGACAAGGCGGCTTgatcaaggtgaagtcaaagcATCTCTCGGACACCGCcgggaagaagaaggagggagAGGAAGAGGTGAAGATGGCCTTGCGGCCTTTCTCCAGCAAGGTCGTGATGAGGAGGGTGAAGGTCGCGGGCGCCTGTTGAGAAGGACAAACAAAACGCAGGTGTCACGTGACCACATTTGCGGCGTTTGTTATTGTGGACAGGTCGTGAAGGTAGAAGGACGGCTTGTTTGTTAGCGAGCATGTCGCGCCCATTTTGTCTTTATCATGTGTAGAGgtgcaaaacaataatttgatAATCATTTAGAGAACTTGTTTAACTTCAAATGGTCCAAATTCTCTGAATTTCAGTCTCTCACCTgtaaatattctccgatttctgtcgtcctccatgAAGGCAGACTGGTTAtctttgtttgcatttgcaaacataaacatctgctttgactgtggAAAACAATCATCAACATTGTTGCCGATTTTCTGACCGATATTACGGATCATACCAGAAACTGACTCATCATCAATCAACTTGAAatcatgtcctgtttttgaaaacaGGGAtggaattttctttaaaaaaaaatattcattgaaAAGTAATCGACAGATGGATCAAAAGATTAAGACCATTGATATTTGCAGCCCTCGTCACGTCTGACGCGCGAGTACCCCGCCAGCATTTTCCCATCATGCCTCAGCACACTGAAGCTTCACAAGTTCTGTTCGCCCTCAGCATCAGTCGCAATGCGAGTTGAACGGTCGTCGGCAAtcggtgccctgcgattggctggcgaccagtccggggcgTACGCCGCCTCGCTCTCTAAATCAGACGGGATCGGCTCCGCTCAACCGCGACCTGTCATGAGAGTAAGTGCGAGAGAAAACGGACGCAAGCGTCTGCACACGCGTGTCGCTTACGCGTCCGGTTGAAGCTCAAACATTCGCCGAGCTCCCGGAGGACGGCGCCCGCTTTTGCGGCGGACAGATGGTAAGGCGGGCGAGGCTGGCTGGCGGCGAACAGGATTTCCTTCTGCCGCAGCTGTTCTGACGCATCTTTATCCACTTTGTCGTCCGCCGAGGATGCCGTTTAGGCGCCATATGCGCACGCTGCGGCCTTAAACGCCGCTTCCTGTCACACGGCTGGACGGCACGGCAACAGGACGCCACTTCCGGGAGGAAGAGGGGACTTTAGCAAGAGGACTCAGGCGATGTTGGCTTTCTCATGAAAAGAAGATTGATGGCAGCGCAGTGGGATAGTGTTGATCTCGTCTGCCTGACTGTTGTGAgcttctgggtttgaatctgatCTCCGGCCTTCTCCTGTGGGTGTGTGGACGTTGTGTGGATTTTCGGAGCCAGATTAGCAGGTTATCTTTGTTTGAAGACAAGATTTTGTGAACGTGATTGGATGCTCGTTTGTCTCTATGTACCACGACGGTGGCTGGGGACTGGTCTATCGTTTGTCTGTATTTAACGTTTTGGAtggttgtcctgctgcagaactcaAGCGTACTTCATCCTGAATTAACGAATTTATGCTCGaacttcaggattttctgatgGAGAGCGTAATTcacggttccatcaatcacagcaagtcgtccaggtcctgaaggagaaaagcagccccaggcCGTCAGACTGCCTTGACTGTTGGTTTGATGATCTTTTTTTGAAGCACTGTTTCCTTTACACAGAAGTGGGGAGAGCAGCCAAATACTGTTTCAAGTCATCATCTGtcctggaatttctttggatggtGGCATTTGGCTGCAGCTTCTTGAGAGCTTTTGGCTGACTTGATTTTTGTGAGAGTTTCTActgaagtgatttcttgattgaaccgGTCTGGAGGTCAtgaggcttgggtgtggtcagtgaaaacgAACCAATCGATGTGATTAGCAGCAATTGTTTCACGATTGAACAAGGGCTTG
The genomic region above belongs to Phycodurus eques isolate BA_2022a chromosome 21, UOR_Pequ_1.1, whole genome shotgun sequence and contains:
- the fars2 gene encoding phenylalanine--tRNA ligase, mitochondrial isoform X4, which gives rise to MSFGRPLGAPRSATTRGHEPPPAAAPPAASSGLAAPTRPHGRARRWPGVCGGIRPHLPVRRLHKRHAEDSGQSGPQPAQPTASSSVAPQGEDQSSLLQRLRGSLGRPAVLGARQLEPRGQRGAELRQLADPARPPQQEARRQLLPEQLFSEVPNGEDLKMFEAAGRRTPHKQEVHSLEAVKLLEFNLKRTLGRLVRHLFGEDLEVRWVDCYFPFTHPSFEMEVRFHGDWMEVLGCGVMEQQLLNSAGAADKAGWAFGLGLERLAMVLYKIPDIRIFWSQDERFLKQFRVDDIHREVRLQALSKYPPLHNDISFWLPAAGEPAFHANDFYELVRAVAGDLVEEVTLLDDFTHPTSGRRSLCFRVAYRHTERTLSQQEVHAVHGEIQRRAETQLGVEGRY
- the fars2 gene encoding phenylalanine--tRNA ligase, mitochondrial isoform X1; its protein translation is MNRLRLLRPPLPPLASQRRRARTDGPAVGRECVEVLGHTYPCDDFTNVTPKILAKVGRNLHNQRHHPLWLLKERIKAHFYSAYAARSGDPLFSAHDNLSPVVSVEQNFDSLLIPPDHPSRKRGDNYYLNRNTMLRAHTSAHQRELVSAGLDAFLLAGDVYRRDEIDASHYPVFHQLEGVRLFSNYQLFSEVPNGEDLKMFEAAGRRTPHKQEVHSLEAVKLLEFNLKRTLGRLVRHLFGEDLEVRWVDCYFPFTHPSFEMEVRFHGDWMEVLGCGVMEQQLLNSAGAADKAGWAFGLGLERLAMVLYKIPDIRIFWSQDERFLKQFRVDDIHREVRLQALSKYPPLHNDISFWLPAAGEPAFHANDFYELVRAVAGDLVEEVTLLDDFTHPTSGRRSLCFRVAYRHTERTLSQQEVHAVHGEIQRRAETQLGVEGRY
- the fars2 gene encoding phenylalanine--tRNA ligase, mitochondrial isoform X2 codes for the protein MNRLRLLRPPLPPLASQRRRARTDGPAVGRECVEVLGHTYPCDDFTNVTPKILAKVGRNLHNQRHHPLWLLKERIKAHFYSAYAARSGDPLFSAHDNLSPVVSVEQNFDSLLIPPDHPSRKRGDNYYLNRNTMLRAHTSAHQRELVSAGLDAFLLAGDVYRRDEIDASHYPVFHQLEGVRLFSNYQLFSEVPNGEDLKMFEAAGRRTPHKQEVHSLEAVKLLEFNLKRTLGRLVRHLFGEDLEVRWVDCYFPFTHPSFEMEVRFHGDWMEVLGCGVMEQQLLNSGAADKAGWAFGLGLERLAMVLYKIPDIRIFWSQDERFLKQFRVDDIHREVRLQALSKYPPLHNDISFWLPAAGEPAFHANDFYELVRAVAGDLVEEVTLLDDFTHPTSGRRSLCFRVAYRHTERTLSQQEVHAVHGEIQRRAETQLGVEGRY
- the fars2 gene encoding phenylalanine--tRNA ligase, mitochondrial isoform X3 codes for the protein MNRLRLLRPPLPPLASQRRRARTDGPAVGRECVEVLGHTYPCDDFTNVTPKILAKVGRNLHNQRHHPLWLLKERIKAHFYSAYAARSGDPLFSAHDNLSPVVSVEQNFDRSAELPQLGSNSSSSSALRLTRFLRMLIDRQLADPARPPQQEARRQLLPEQLFSEVPNGEDLKMFEAAGRRTPHKQEVHSLEAVKLLEFNLKRTLGRLVRHLFGEDLEVRWVDCYFPFTHPSFEMEVRFHGDWMEVLGCGVMEQQLLNSAGAADKAGWAFGLGLERLAMVLYKIPDIRIFWSQDERFLKQFRVDDIHREVRLQALSKYPPLHNDISFWLPAAGEPAFHANDFYELVRAVAGDLVEEVTLLDDFTHPTSGRRSLCFRVAYRHTERTLSQQEVHAVHGEIQRRAETQLGVEGRY